One stretch of Zingiber officinale cultivar Zhangliang chromosome 6B, Zo_v1.1, whole genome shotgun sequence DNA includes these proteins:
- the LOC121992633 gene encoding uncharacterized protein LOC121992633 has product MAPSVSERPRCGDSPPFFTSAHSLAASVLSLLPFSPFNATPAAKAVTAPVSSRTNGSRSMTLPFLLPASGSSSHGTMNQGTTSPSGSAIRSFASGVRIEGLVSSSKGGGGPAFVGQVFSMLDPSGNGLMAVTTRFDIPFLTNRAPAWIKKMLESITGSDKKGPVFRFFMDLGDAVSYVKHLNVPTGMVGACRLDVAYEHFKEKPHMFQFVPNQKQVKAANELLKQIPRKHGRRKVDGVPVFTAHNLNIAIATNDGLKWYIPYFFDKNLLDNILEASIDQHFHTMIQNRHKKRRRDAVDDNLTADAIEEYSDSLFEPPEVQEMMDEMGQYGIPLSVISKAAEIQLLDVVDKVLLGNRWLRKATGIQPKFPYLVDSFEERSATSSARSSLRIEGSDKKQPGAPDPVLHNDPGLHNDLQGGTHDQSSNQSNFKFPFHGLFQNPWTRQHQEQKNLDEHVNLNPRSGMDATSKPPQNPLLPKITMVGISMSEGHMDRTHLKKTMEDLTNELEQASNQSKPVEEMDPLFIANVGDYSSLTRLNSS; this is encoded by the exons ATGGCCCCATCCGTTTCTGAGCGACCACGTTGCGGAGACTCTCCTCCTTTCTTTACCTCAGCGCACTCCCTCGCCGCCAGCGTCCTCTCCCTCCTCCCCTTCTCCCCTTTCAACGCTACCCCGGCAGCGAAGGCAGTGACGGCCCCCGTTTCGTCTCGGACGAACGGATCTCGCTCCATGACCTTGCCCTTTCTCCTCCCGGCTTCCGGATCTTCTTCTCACGGAACCATGAACCAGGGGACAACGTCGCCGTCGGGCTCGGCTATTAGGAGCTTTGCTTCGGGGGTGAGGATTGAGGGGTTGGTGTCGAGCTCCAAGGGTGGAGGCGGGCCGGCTTTCGTGGGACAGGTCTTTAGCATGCTTGATCCCTCCGGCAATGGCCTCATGGCGGTCACCACTCGGTTCGACATCCCTTTCCTCACAAACAG AGCTCCTGCGTGGATCAAAAAAATGCTAGAGTCGATTACTGGCTCAGATAAAAAAGGTCCCGTTTTCCGATTTTTCATGGATTTAGGTGATGCAG TTTCGTATGTTAAACACCTCAATGTTCCAACTGGTATGGTGGGTGCTTGCCGCCTTGATGTAGCATATGAGCATTTCAAG GAAAAACCACATATGTTCCAGTTTGTTCCTAACCAGAAACAG GTAAAGGCGGCTAATGAGCTGCTTAAGCAAATTCCTAGAAAACATGGCAGAAGAAAGGTTGATGGCGTTCCTGTTTTTACAGCCCATAATTTAAATATTGCTATAGCAACAAATGATGGACTAAAGTG GTACATCCCATATTTTTTCGACAAAAATTTACTAGATAATATTCTTGAAGCTTCAATTGATCAACACTTCCATACTATGATCCAAAATCGCCACAAGAAACGACGCCGAGATGCTGTTGATGATAATTTGACAGCAGATGCAATTGAGGAATACAGTGATAGCTTATTTGAGCCTCCAGAG GTTCAAGAAATGATGGATGAAATGGGGCAATATGGAATACCACTAAGTGTCATATCAAAAGCTGCGGAGATTCAACTTCTTGATGTTGTTGATAAAGTGCTTTTAGGAAACAGGTGGTTGAGGAAAGCCACTGGTATTCAGCCAAAGTTCCCTTACTTGGTGGACTCATTTGAAGAAAG GAGTGCCACTTCATCTGCTAGGTCCTCTTTGCGGATTGAAGGTTCTGATAAGAAGCAACCTGGGGCTCCAGATCCTGTTTTACATAATGATCCTGGTTTACATAATGACCTACAAGGAGGAACGCATGATCAATCGTCAaatcaaagtaattttaaatttccattccATGGATTGTTTCAAAATCCCTGGACAAGACAACATCAGGAACAGAAAAATCTTGATGAGCATGTGAACTTGAATCCAAG GTCGGGAATGGATGCTACGAGCAAACCACCACAGAATCCCCTTCTTCCAAAGATCACAATGGTCGGCATTTCCATGTCTGAAGGGCACATGGACAGAACGCACTTGAAGAAGACTATGGAAGACCTAACAAATGAGCTGGAGCAAGCGAGCAATCAGTCAAAACCCGTGGAGGAGATGGATCCCCTTTTCATCGCTAATGTGGGTGATTACTCTAGCCTTACAAGGCTGAACTCATCCTGA